The Nitrospirota bacterium genome contains a region encoding:
- the modA gene encoding molybdate ABC transporter substrate-binding protein — protein sequence MGWLRVSGYGVRARLFGWCLAFLVSPLASCFASHAQASEPLVIAASPSLAQPLEALARAFESSHQQVKVRLYFDSGLDLRRTIAAMENHPTGQYFIGSGPIHLIAPGGDELLTRLEQKYYVLPQTRRPYATVSLVLVVPESLVDAPSSFEALAQDTRIRVAVADPLLTVVGQKTDELLKALGIAEAMTRRLDVATDARAVLDHLLQGQADVGIIFGPDAYEQRERVRVVAVASEQVSHPIVHSLAMERYCPDRPLCEEFLAFVQSSEARSILKGLGYGLPERGR from the coding sequence GTGGGTTGGCTGCGCGTCAGCGGATATGGGGTTCGTGCACGTCTGTTCGGCTGGTGTCTTGCCTTCCTCGTCTCACCGCTCGCTTCATGTTTCGCGTCTCACGCCCAGGCTTCTGAGCCCTTGGTCATTGCTGCCTCTCCCAGTCTGGCCCAACCGCTTGAGGCGCTGGCGAGGGCCTTTGAGTCGTCCCACCAACAGGTGAAGGTCCGACTCTATTTCGACTCAGGGCTGGATCTGCGTCGCACGATCGCCGCGATGGAGAACCATCCCACGGGACAATACTTTATTGGCTCAGGCCCCATTCACCTTATTGCGCCGGGCGGCGATGAGCTGCTCACTCGCTTGGAACAGAAATATTACGTGCTCCCACAGACGCGCCGGCCTTATGCCACCGTTTCGTTGGTGCTGGTCGTGCCGGAATCGCTTGTCGATGCGCCGTCGTCGTTTGAGGCGCTGGCCCAGGATACCAGGATCCGAGTGGCCGTCGCAGATCCGTTGCTGACTGTGGTTGGGCAAAAGACCGACGAACTGTTGAAGGCCTTGGGAATCGCAGAGGCGATGACACGTCGCTTGGATGTGGCGACGGATGCCCGCGCCGTCTTGGATCACCTGTTACAGGGACAGGCCGATGTCGGGATTATCTTTGGTCCGGACGCCTATGAACAACGAGAGCGAGTTCGGGTGGTCGCTGTCGCCTCTGAACAGGTTAGCCATCCGATCGTCCATTCGCTGGCAATGGAACGGTATTGTCCCGATCGTCCACTTTGTGAAGAGTTTTTGGCCTTTGTCCAATCCTCTGAGGCCCGAAGCATCCTCAAAGGATTGGGGTACGGTCTGCCTGAACGAGGGCGGTAG
- a CDS encoding helix-turn-helix domain-containing protein: MGQPHKAESVEHFQNHLKAIRIAHDLSQGELAGKAGITRQAISAIESHLYLPTTAVALRLAAALSCRVEDLFSLADEQEVIEGRLIGHLPRRDEKISTVRVKVSRVGARMIVRPVTELGEVLSYSVPADGYATDVQGQESGARVSVALSRDRQAIEEEISVAGCDPAIFLAGAHLRQGKDQTSIVGWTMGSMAALRALQQGEVHVAGLHLFDPTTGESNLPFLRRALKSANYDVVTFATWEEGFLVRPGNPKSIRTIADVADPLVTLVNREEGAGARLMLDQRLRAAGIDSAHVRGYETMVSSHFEVARAIASHQADIGIGIRSAAQLFGLDFVPLQAARYDLVVPKAYLKSHPTLAHLFETIVSRSFRAEIDALGGYDTRETGRVHDLRQSSDVKGQA; encoded by the coding sequence ATGGGGCAGCCGCACAAAGCAGAATCTGTCGAACATTTCCAGAATCATCTGAAAGCGATCCGCATCGCTCACGATCTTTCACAGGGTGAGCTTGCCGGAAAAGCCGGGATCACCAGGCAGGCTATCTCTGCCATCGAATCGCATCTCTATTTACCCACGACGGCGGTCGCGCTTCGTCTGGCAGCTGCGTTGAGTTGTCGTGTGGAAGATCTCTTCAGTCTGGCGGATGAACAGGAGGTCATCGAAGGGAGGCTGATCGGTCATCTTCCCCGGCGCGATGAGAAGATTTCAACAGTTCGCGTGAAGGTCTCGAGGGTCGGGGCTCGTATGATCGTGCGACCGGTCACGGAACTTGGCGAGGTCCTCTCCTATAGTGTGCCGGCCGATGGGTATGCCACGGATGTGCAGGGCCAGGAATCTGGCGCCAGGGTGAGCGTGGCTCTGTCGCGTGACCGTCAGGCGATCGAAGAGGAAATTTCCGTCGCTGGCTGCGATCCCGCGATCTTTCTTGCCGGCGCGCATTTGCGGCAGGGGAAGGATCAGACGTCCATTGTCGGCTGGACGATGGGGAGCATGGCGGCGTTGCGGGCCTTGCAGCAGGGCGAGGTGCATGTCGCAGGACTTCATCTCTTCGACCCGACGACTGGGGAATCGAACCTGCCCTTCCTCAGACGGGCGCTGAAGAGTGCGAACTACGACGTGGTGACGTTCGCAACCTGGGAGGAAGGTTTCCTCGTCCGTCCAGGCAATCCCAAGTCCATTCGAACGATCGCTGATGTGGCGGACCCTCTAGTGACTCTCGTGAATCGCGAAGAGGGGGCGGGAGCCAGGCTCATGCTCGATCAGAGGCTGCGAGCAGCAGGGATCGACTCGGCTCACGTACGCGGATACGAGACGATGGTGTCGTCTCACTTCGAAGTGGCCAGGGCCATCGCCAGCCATCAGGCCGACATCGGGATCGGGATTCGATCCGCCGCGCAACTCTTCGGCCTCGATTTCGTGCCGCTGCAAGCAGCCCGGTACGATCTTGTGGTGCCCAAAGCCTATCTCAAATCCCATCCGACATTGGCTCACCTGTTCGAGACCATCGTCAGCCGCTCTTTTCGCGCGGAGATCGACGCGCTGGGGGGCTATGACACGAGGGAAACCGGAAGGGTCCATGACCTTCGTCAATCGTCAGATGTAAAGGGGCAGGCGTGA
- a CDS encoding DUF2292 domain-containing protein encodes MGNTERSDRQDHQTIEQAIRLALKDIRFGSIEIIVHDSKVVQIERKEKIRFGSEPSTTR; translated from the coding sequence ATGGGAAACACCGAACGATCAGATCGACAGGACCATCAAACCATTGAGCAGGCGATTCGCCTCGCGCTCAAAGACATCCGCTTTGGATCCATTGAAATCATCGTTCACGATTCCAAAGTCGTGCAGATTGAACGCAAGGAAAAGATCCGTTTTGGCAGCGAACCTTCGACCACACGCTGA
- the modA gene encoding molybdate ABC transporter substrate-binding protein, with protein MKHEWFRSLLFFGVATASLWVTPSVQAQPETLTIAAANSLREVFRHVLPLFEKQHPEINVRVIYGPSQTLRSQIEQGAPVDIFLPSLFEEIEQLEQKGLIIQGTKRAYAGTSLVLITSATHPAPIGSVQDLQTVPVRRIAVGDPKSSSVGKVAAQFIKYTKLDAQLKSHYVFGEHSRAVLDLVANGEAEVGVLYRTDAVENAKVRILDTVPAGSHTPIRYGVAATWTAKNLSGAGDFITFLLTPEVQTLLQEHGFDRAAPQAGSAQGKEGQK; from the coding sequence ATGAAACACGAATGGTTCAGGTCTTTACTCTTCTTCGGAGTCGCGACGGCATCGCTCTGGGTCACCCCATCCGTGCAGGCGCAACCGGAGACCCTCACCATCGCAGCCGCCAACAGCCTCAGAGAGGTGTTTCGTCACGTGCTGCCGCTTTTCGAGAAGCAGCACCCCGAAATCAACGTGCGGGTCATCTATGGCCCCTCGCAAACGCTCCGCAGTCAAATTGAACAGGGTGCGCCCGTGGACATCTTCCTGCCGTCGCTGTTTGAGGAAATTGAACAGCTCGAACAGAAGGGTCTGATCATTCAAGGCACTAAGCGGGCCTATGCCGGCACGTCGCTGGTCTTGATTACCAGTGCCACCCACCCCGCCCCCATCGGCTCCGTTCAAGATCTGCAGACAGTCCCGGTCCGACGGATCGCCGTCGGGGATCCCAAGTCCTCCTCTGTGGGAAAAGTGGCGGCACAGTTCATCAAATATACCAAGCTCGATGCCCAACTGAAGTCTCATTACGTGTTCGGCGAACATTCCCGTGCCGTGCTCGATCTGGTCGCTAACGGCGAAGCTGAAGTCGGCGTCCTGTATCGGACAGACGCCGTCGAGAATGCGAAGGTCCGCATTCTCGATACAGTCCCGGCCGGTTCCCATACTCCCATCCGCTATGGCGTTGCCGCGACCTGGACCGCCAAGAACCTTTCAGGCGCGGGAGACTTCATCACATTTTTGCTGACGCCAGAAGTGCAAACCCTCTTGCAAGAGCACGGGTTCGATCGCGCAGCACCGCAGGCAGGGTCCGCTCAAGGAAAGGAAGGGCAAAAATGA
- a CDS encoding ATP-binding protein yields the protein MRRTSVSWIACLSIGKKLALSFSLILTLLIGSLSASFFYLSRVNSYIDRHQRITIPGVVTASEMLRNLSAMQTHMHQLLEHQRPAVQTVSLKALAEIEHRTLTALDTYQTSHAARTHPVLYGMLQQHGRGGLADQENQTIVAIANGLSALRAQREDFETATSQQTKHLPPAEPLYQQTVTTTTDAIASLIELHRKIDVEMKVEGDRLVEQARLIVLSIVGLLGLLILSISLMMQRLVAGPLKRLASTADRVAHHDLTTQFEPWPTQDEVGILTSSLTTMLANLRERGTALIRKTKELEAFTYSVAHDLKGPLREIEGFSSLLKKRFEGTGDPQVTHQLDVIRTSALRLTTMIDALLKYSRLEQQNLPRSRFNVLEMIGSLIVDRFSGAQGPKPKIHVDLPFADLYGEPVGIRQAVVNLLDNAAKFSRPATTPDIRIGGTRTATERIIWIRDNGIGFGPEDREKIFGLFERLHQPADYEGTGVGLAIVKMVMEKHSGRAWAESTPGTGSTFYLAFPETTA from the coding sequence ATGCGTCGTACCTCCGTCAGCTGGATCGCCTGCCTCTCCATCGGCAAAAAACTCGCGCTGTCGTTCAGCCTGATCCTTACCCTGCTCATCGGCAGTCTCAGCGCGTCGTTTTTCTACCTCTCCCGTGTGAATAGCTATATCGATCGCCATCAACGCATCACCATTCCCGGCGTCGTCACGGCCTCGGAAATGCTCCGCAACCTCTCCGCCATGCAGACCCACATGCACCAGCTTCTTGAACATCAACGCCCTGCAGTTCAGACCGTCAGCCTGAAGGCCCTCGCAGAGATCGAGCACCGAACGCTCACGGCACTGGACACCTATCAAACCTCCCACGCCGCCCGAACGCATCCGGTCTTGTACGGCATGTTGCAACAGCACGGACGAGGCGGCCTGGCCGACCAGGAAAACCAGACGATCGTCGCCATCGCCAATGGCCTGAGCGCCTTACGTGCGCAGCGGGAAGACTTCGAAACGGCAACCAGCCAACAGACGAAACATCTGCCTCCCGCAGAGCCCCTGTACCAACAGACGGTGACCACAACCACAGATGCGATCGCCTCACTCATCGAGCTGCATCGCAAGATCGATGTGGAAATGAAGGTCGAGGGCGATCGCCTCGTCGAACAGGCGCGGCTCATCGTCCTCAGCATCGTCGGCCTGCTAGGGCTGCTCATCCTATCGATCTCCCTCATGATGCAACGGCTCGTGGCCGGACCGCTGAAGCGACTCGCCTCCACAGCCGATCGCGTTGCCCACCATGACCTCACGACCCAGTTTGAACCCTGGCCCACACAGGATGAGGTCGGCATCCTGACGAGCTCTCTGACGACCATGCTGGCGAATCTCCGCGAGCGAGGGACCGCCCTCATCCGCAAAACCAAGGAGCTCGAAGCCTTCACCTACTCAGTCGCGCATGACCTCAAAGGGCCCCTTCGCGAAATCGAAGGCTTCTCCTCGCTCTTGAAAAAACGATTTGAGGGAACCGGAGACCCCCAGGTCACACACCAGCTCGATGTCATCCGAACGTCGGCGCTCCGGCTCACCACGATGATCGATGCGCTCCTGAAGTATTCACGATTGGAACAACAGAATCTGCCGCGATCCCGCTTCAACGTGCTGGAAATGATTGGCAGCCTCATCGTCGATCGGTTCAGCGGCGCGCAAGGCCCCAAACCGAAAATTCATGTGGACCTGCCCTTCGCCGATCTCTATGGTGAGCCGGTCGGCATCCGTCAGGCCGTGGTGAACTTGCTCGACAATGCGGCCAAGTTTTCCCGACCTGCCACGACGCCGGATATCCGCATCGGCGGCACCAGGACTGCAACGGAACGGATCATCTGGATCCGCGACAACGGGATCGGCTTCGGCCCAGAGGATCGCGAGAAAATCTTCGGCCTCTTCGAACGGCTACACCAACCGGCCGACTATGAAGGCACTGGCGTCGGATTGGCGATCGTGAAAATGGTGATGGAGAAACATAGTGGGCGGGCCTGGGCTGAATCCACCCCAGGCACAGGCAGCACATTTTATTTGGCCTTTCCGGAAACAACCGCATGA
- a CDS encoding sigma-54 dependent transcriptional regulator: MMHILVIDDEEYIRLVLEQAIREEGCEVTTASRGQEGLDRLTSGTFDCVVSDLRMPGIDGRAVLRWIKDHQPDVDVMILTGHGDVKDAVEAIKEGAWDFLIKDTPFDGTVIKAAITKLRTVRALRRENIAARLGGFAHTHDQIVPGQSPAWQKLMAQVAQVAPANAPVLIQGETGSGKEVVARTLHAQSRRATGPFLAVNCGAVSRELLESELFGHEKGSFTGATAAKPGLIAAAEGGTLFLDEVGEMPGPMQVSLLRFLDRREYRPVGSTRTLQADVRIVGATNGDLQELVHQGRFRDDLLYRINTVTLRVPSLRERTEDIPRLAEYFLATVRTPGTAARSFAPDAIARLVSYAWPGNIRELRNVIERVVLMNPAAASRPISLEDIAQVLPQPAANNDASHQTNLSMDDMERVHILRVLDAHRGNKTHAAKALQIDYKTLLTKLKKYGLAP; the protein is encoded by the coding sequence ATGATGCACATCCTGGTCATCGACGACGAGGAATATATCCGATTGGTGCTGGAGCAGGCGATCCGCGAGGAAGGCTGCGAGGTCACGACCGCCTCACGGGGACAAGAGGGCTTGGACCGGCTTACCTCCGGCACCTTCGATTGCGTGGTCAGCGATCTCCGTATGCCTGGCATCGACGGCCGCGCCGTGCTGCGCTGGATAAAAGACCATCAACCGGATGTGGATGTCATGATCCTCACCGGCCATGGAGACGTGAAGGACGCGGTCGAGGCCATCAAAGAAGGTGCCTGGGATTTCCTCATCAAAGATACCCCCTTCGACGGAACGGTCATCAAGGCCGCAATCACGAAACTCCGCACCGTTCGCGCTCTCCGACGCGAGAATATCGCAGCGAGGCTGGGTGGATTCGCGCATACCCACGATCAGATTGTGCCAGGACAGAGTCCGGCCTGGCAGAAGCTCATGGCGCAGGTCGCGCAGGTGGCGCCGGCGAACGCCCCGGTTCTGATCCAAGGTGAGACCGGATCGGGAAAAGAAGTCGTGGCCCGCACCCTCCATGCGCAGAGCCGGCGCGCCACCGGCCCCTTTCTCGCCGTGAACTGCGGCGCCGTCAGCCGGGAATTGCTGGAGAGTGAACTCTTCGGCCATGAGAAAGGCTCGTTTACCGGAGCAACCGCCGCAAAGCCAGGGCTCATTGCCGCAGCAGAAGGCGGCACCCTCTTCCTGGATGAAGTCGGAGAAATGCCGGGACCGATGCAGGTGAGCCTGCTGAGATTTCTTGACCGCAGAGAATACCGGCCAGTCGGCAGCACGCGCACCCTCCAGGCCGATGTCCGCATCGTCGGCGCCACGAATGGAGACCTCCAGGAACTCGTGCACCAGGGCCGCTTCCGGGACGATCTGCTCTACCGCATCAACACCGTCACCCTCCGGGTACCATCCCTCCGCGAGCGGACGGAAGACATCCCTCGCCTGGCAGAATACTTCCTTGCCACGGTCCGGACCCCGGGAACGGCCGCCAGATCCTTCGCACCGGACGCCATCGCGCGGCTAGTGAGCTATGCCTGGCCTGGCAATATCCGCGAATTGCGAAACGTGATCGAGCGAGTCGTCCTAATGAACCCCGCTGCCGCTAGCAGGCCTATCTCACTGGAGGACATCGCCCAGGTCTTGCCACAGCCAGCAGCCAACAACGACGCCTCACACCAGACCAACCTGTCGATGGACGACATGGAACGGGTCCATATCCTGCGAGTCCTCGACGCGCACCGCGGCAATAAAACCCACGCGGCTAAAGCCCTTCAGATCGACTACAAAACGCTGCTCACGAAACTCAAGAAATACGGGCTCGCCCCATAA
- a CDS encoding pyridoxamine 5'-phosphate oxidase family protein, whose translation MKRPVSAAAEQQAQKRFGTSTRAASFYAKQMLDHLNPTMQQFIARQEMAFIATADAKGSCDCSFRAGAPGFVQVLDKKTLAYPEYRGNGVLASVGNILENPQIGMIFLDYFQSTVGLHVNGKARVLSPDEITSLPHLPASMVEAAKLKKGRRPEAWIVVDVEESYIHCSKHIPLLKRLDKKIDWGSDDDSSKGGNYFKTKPVPKP comes from the coding sequence ATGAAACGCCCGGTATCAGCAGCAGCAGAACAACAGGCACAGAAACGGTTTGGCACCAGCACACGCGCCGCGTCGTTTTACGCCAAGCAGATGCTGGATCACCTGAATCCCACGATGCAGCAGTTCATCGCTCGGCAGGAAATGGCCTTCATTGCCACCGCCGATGCCAAAGGCTCATGCGATTGTTCCTTTCGAGCCGGTGCGCCTGGATTCGTGCAGGTGCTCGATAAAAAAACACTCGCCTACCCGGAATATCGGGGCAACGGCGTCCTGGCGAGTGTGGGTAATATCCTGGAGAACCCGCAGATCGGCATGATCTTTCTGGATTACTTCCAAAGCACAGTCGGCTTGCACGTCAACGGAAAGGCGCGCGTGCTCTCCCCCGATGAGATCACCAGCCTCCCCCATCTGCCGGCGAGCATGGTCGAAGCGGCTAAGCTGAAAAAGGGCCGCCGCCCGGAGGCCTGGATCGTGGTCGACGTGGAAGAATCCTATATCCACTGCTCCAAACATATCCCCCTCCTCAAGCGGCTGGACAAAAAGATCGATTGGGGCAGCGACGACGACAGCAGCAAAGGCGGAAACTACTTCAAAACCAAACCGGTCCCTAAGCCCTAA
- a CDS encoding GPR1/FUN34/YaaH family transporter, whose protein sequence is MADELHPRRIDVLAIGLFGLAVGALTLGSAQLGVIPERDHIGTLVIALAFGGIVQILAGMTDIRYHEQLGGTALTMYGFFWTTVCTAKLVSASTNFQVDMVLFAPINLVYFFFSAVMVYLTAYRNMTLCALHLVITATFFLTFLARLGQIGELFPGIFHILVGLMAFYHAIASLTFAFTGHALLPLGPALLHHRADKSHS, encoded by the coding sequence ATGGCCGATGAATTACACCCGCGACGAATCGATGTCTTGGCAATTGGATTGTTCGGACTGGCGGTCGGCGCCCTCACCCTCGGCTCTGCACAGCTAGGTGTGATTCCGGAGCGAGATCATATCGGCACACTGGTCATCGCCCTGGCCTTCGGCGGCATCGTGCAAATCCTGGCCGGCATGACCGACATCCGCTATCACGAGCAACTCGGCGGCACGGCACTAACGATGTACGGATTCTTCTGGACCACTGTCTGCACCGCCAAGCTGGTCAGTGCGAGCACCAACTTCCAGGTCGATATGGTGCTGTTCGCGCCGATCAATCTGGTGTATTTTTTCTTTTCCGCCGTCATGGTCTACCTCACCGCCTACCGGAATATGACGCTCTGCGCCCTACACCTCGTCATTACTGCGACCTTCTTCCTCACCTTCCTGGCACGCCTAGGTCAAATCGGTGAATTGTTTCCCGGCATCTTCCACATCCTCGTGGGACTCATGGCGTTCTATCACGCAATAGCCAGCCTGACCTTTGCCTTTACCGGCCATGCCCTGCTTCCGTTGGGTCCGGCGCTCTTGCACCATCGGGCGGATAAATCGCACAGCTAG
- a CDS encoding Tex family protein — translation MLPGTQPVSATAQLKIIPLIAKELGVGAHQVAAAVALLDEGSTVPFISRYRKEATGNLDDTHLRTLEERLLYLRELELRRAAILASIEEQGKLTDVLRGTIEAAATKQTLEDLYLPYKPKRRTRAQIAREAGLEPLADALFADPTLDPEQEAAKYLNVKPAAEGVEAINVPDAKSALEGARDILVERFAETAELLAKLRTRLWDQGVITSTVVKGREMAEEEKFRDYYAYSETIRTIPSHRALALFRGRTLGVLKMDLGLGEALEAVVPHPCIATVAAHVGIEDRGRRADKWLMGVCDWTWRVKVHLHLTVELLVQLREAAETEAIKIFGRNLHELLLAAPAGPKAVLGLDPGIRTGCKVAVVDATGKLLETTTVYPLQPRNDWQGSLATLARLVVQHGVELISIGNGTGSRETDKLAIEVIKLVTAHKPEQKVAKIVVSEAGASVYSASAFAAAEFPELDVSLRGAVSIARRLQDPLAELVKIDPKAIGVGQYQHDVNQRALARSLDATVEDCVNAVGVDVNTASVPLLERVSGLNKVLAKNIVEYRDANGPFPNRSTIRKVPRLGDKTFEQAAGFLRINDGDNPLDRSSVHPEAYPVVERILARIGKGMMEVMGQPAVLKGLSPADFTDEKFGVPTVRDILTELEKPGRDPRPEFKTATFQEGVESLTDLHPGMVLEGVVTNVAAFGAFVDIGVHQDGLVHVSALANKFIKDPHEVVKPGQIVKVKVLEVDVKRQRIALTMRLDDAPGSMAAAGRGSAEASSGIARDERERRPSAPQRAPERQQPQPAGTMAMALALARAKQKP, via the coding sequence ATGTTGCCAGGGACTCAGCCAGTTTCAGCCACCGCGCAGTTGAAGATCATTCCACTCATCGCGAAGGAGCTCGGTGTAGGCGCGCATCAGGTCGCGGCTGCGGTCGCCCTGCTCGATGAAGGGTCGACCGTGCCGTTTATCTCACGCTATCGCAAGGAAGCCACAGGCAATCTGGACGATACGCATTTGCGGACGTTGGAAGAGCGGTTGCTATATCTGCGTGAGCTGGAGCTGCGGCGCGCGGCGATTCTGGCTTCGATCGAGGAGCAGGGCAAACTGACGGACGTCCTGCGTGGCACCATTGAAGCGGCTGCGACTAAGCAAACGTTGGAAGACCTCTATTTGCCCTACAAGCCCAAGCGGCGCACGCGCGCGCAGATTGCGCGCGAGGCGGGATTGGAGCCTTTGGCTGATGCATTGTTCGCCGATCCGACGCTCGATCCGGAACAGGAAGCGGCGAAGTATCTGAATGTGAAGCCTGCTGCCGAGGGCGTGGAAGCGATCAATGTGCCGGACGCCAAGTCAGCCCTTGAGGGGGCGCGGGATATTCTGGTCGAGCGTTTTGCCGAGACGGCCGAGCTGCTCGCGAAATTGCGGACTCGCCTCTGGGATCAGGGCGTCATCACGTCCACCGTGGTGAAGGGCCGGGAGATGGCCGAGGAAGAAAAGTTCCGGGATTACTACGCCTATTCTGAAACCATTCGCACCATCCCCTCGCATCGCGCGTTGGCGCTGTTCCGTGGCCGCACGCTGGGTGTGTTGAAGATGGACTTGGGCCTGGGCGAGGCGCTGGAAGCCGTCGTGCCGCATCCCTGCATCGCGACAGTCGCGGCTCATGTCGGGATCGAGGACCGGGGCCGTCGCGCGGACAAGTGGCTCATGGGCGTCTGCGATTGGACCTGGCGGGTGAAGGTGCACCTACATCTTACGGTGGAACTGCTGGTGCAGTTGCGTGAAGCAGCGGAAACCGAGGCGATTAAGATTTTCGGGCGCAATCTGCATGAATTGTTGCTGGCGGCGCCGGCAGGACCGAAGGCCGTGCTCGGCCTGGACCCGGGCATCCGTACCGGCTGTAAGGTGGCAGTGGTCGATGCAACCGGCAAACTATTAGAAACTACGACCGTGTACCCGCTTCAGCCTCGCAATGACTGGCAGGGATCGCTGGCGACGCTGGCGCGGCTGGTCGTGCAACATGGCGTAGAGCTGATTTCGATCGGGAATGGGACCGGCAGTCGCGAGACCGACAAGCTGGCCATTGAAGTGATTAAATTGGTCACGGCTCATAAGCCGGAACAGAAAGTGGCCAAGATCGTGGTGAGCGAAGCAGGCGCCTCGGTCTACTCTGCCTCGGCCTTCGCTGCGGCAGAGTTTCCCGAGTTGGATGTGAGTTTGCGCGGGGCTGTTTCCATCGCCCGGCGGTTGCAAGACCCGCTGGCGGAGCTGGTGAAGATCGATCCCAAGGCCATCGGCGTCGGTCAATATCAGCATGATGTGAACCAGCGGGCGCTGGCTCGTTCGCTTGATGCGACCGTCGAAGACTGCGTCAATGCCGTGGGGGTGGACGTTAATACGGCCTCGGTTCCATTGCTGGAGCGGGTGTCGGGTTTGAACAAGGTGCTGGCGAAGAATATCGTTGAATACCGGGATGCGAATGGGCCCTTTCCGAATCGTAGCACGATTCGCAAGGTGCCTCGTTTGGGCGATAAGACCTTCGAGCAGGCGGCCGGATTTCTACGCATCAACGATGGAGACAATCCGTTGGATCGTTCCTCGGTCCATCCGGAAGCCTATCCAGTGGTCGAGCGGATTCTGGCGCGGATCGGCAAAGGGATGATGGAGGTGATGGGGCAGCCGGCGGTGTTGAAGGGGTTGTCTCCCGCTGACTTTACCGATGAGAAGTTTGGCGTGCCGACGGTGCGCGATATCCTGACAGAATTAGAAAAGCCTGGCCGTGATCCGCGCCCTGAATTCAAGACTGCCACCTTCCAGGAGGGAGTTGAGTCTCTGACGGACCTGCATCCAGGCATGGTCCTCGAAGGTGTGGTGACGAACGTCGCAGCCTTCGGCGCCTTTGTCGATATTGGCGTCCATCAGGACGGTCTCGTGCATGTGTCGGCGTTGGCCAACAAATTCATCAAGGACCCCCATGAGGTTGTGAAGCCGGGCCAGATCGTCAAGGTGAAGGTGCTGGAGGTGGATGTGAAACGTCAGCGCATCGCGTTGACTATGCGTCTCGACGATGCGCCTGGCAGTATGGCGGCTGCAGGCCGTGGATCTGCCGAGGCCTCGTCCGGCATCGCGCGTGACGAGCGTGAGCGGCGTCCGTCCGCGCCCCAGCGTGCTCCGGAGCGTCAGCAGCCTCAGCCGGCTGGCACAATGGCGATGGCGCTCGCCCTGGCTCGCGCCAAGCAGAAGCCGTAG
- a CDS encoding DnaJ domain-containing protein encodes MREERTINYYTLLELLPTATEAEIKKAWHEQVQVWHPDRFGHAPTLHKKAEARTQLLNQAYQTLSDPAARASYDAKTQSSTAQKPAARPTPTAHPSSGTYSSTPPRAQQTAQSNQGPRGPQSLIMLLSQQGQPKTMVPAIHLYVDPREHQPYDFHGFVRIAGTMRETLPVSGYAIAEVPELLCIKRIGVEDLYTVFSNPSYNRPPFLQELEQVLAFPSRFLVVEGTLQHRKAGGRLNQYHKIGLMDFLDSLTARYGIQVIYTDTRDEAEERIANLAALHYAYYFAEQQGLGRCLKEGDL; translated from the coding sequence ATGCGGGAGGAACGGACTATCAACTATTATACGCTGCTTGAACTCTTGCCCACCGCCACGGAGGCGGAGATCAAAAAAGCCTGGCATGAACAGGTCCAGGTCTGGCACCCGGATCGCTTTGGCCATGCCCCGACCCTGCACAAGAAAGCGGAAGCCAGGACGCAACTGCTCAACCAGGCCTATCAAACCCTCAGCGACCCGGCTGCACGCGCCAGCTACGATGCCAAGACGCAATCCTCGACCGCTCAGAAGCCGGCCGCGCGCCCGACGCCCACAGCCCATCCCTCGTCCGGAACCTACTCCAGCACCCCGCCCCGCGCTCAACAGACCGCGCAATCCAACCAAGGGCCCCGCGGACCGCAATCGCTCATCATGCTGCTCTCTCAGCAAGGCCAGCCCAAAACCATGGTACCGGCCATTCATCTCTACGTCGACCCGCGCGAGCACCAGCCCTACGACTTTCACGGCTTCGTGCGCATTGCCGGAACGATGCGCGAAACATTGCCCGTCAGCGGCTATGCCATTGCGGAAGTCCCCGAGCTCCTGTGTATCAAGCGCATCGGCGTCGAAGACCTCTATACGGTCTTCTCGAATCCCTCCTACAATCGCCCGCCCTTTCTCCAGGAACTCGAACAGGTTCTCGCCTTCCCTTCTCGCTTCCTCGTCGTCGAAGGCACGCTCCAGCATCGCAAGGCCGGAGGCCGTCTCAACCAGTACCACAAGATCGGACTGATGGATTTCCTGGACTCTCTCACGGCGAGATATGGCATCCAGGTTATTTATACGGACACGCGCGACGAGGCTGAAGAACGCATCGCCAACCTTGCAGCCCTGCACTATGCCTATTATTTTGCCGAGCAACAGGGACTCGGACGCTGTCTGAAAGAGGGAGACCTATAG